GCTAgcttttaagagagagagagagagagagagagaaaaggaaacttcacaaacacTTCAAAAAGCAACCTAAAATGACCACAGCAACAACCAGAACACAAAAACTTTTCAACTACTTCAAGTATGGAGCTGAAGGCATTTTTGTAGTTAATCTAAGActataaaaagaatttttatagATCTCAACACACAAACCACACTCCCTAAAAAAAAGCCCGAGGCctggaattttttctttcttagttaaAAAGATAATTACTCCATCACAAAAACATTGAAAACTGAAATGCTTTGGTGGACTCTAAACTGACCTGTAACATAGCCCAAATCCAAATGTTATTTTGGCAAATTCCTTGTTTTATAATTTCCTTAGTAGGAGGTAATCTGATTAGCAAAATGTTTCCTATGACCAGTCTGGATATGCAAGCAGCTCCTAATTACAGCGATAAAGCTGGCTGCATTCTCACTCCATGAAGGCCTGTCAAGAAGCAACCTTTTATGTTGATCATAGGCCACTGCTTTTCAGCTCATTTTTTTGTGTACGGATAGAGTCAACCTTAACTGCTGAGCCTGGGGTTGAAAAGCCAGGGAGAGCCATTAGAACATACCTACACAGTCCTCTTGTTTGTTTTCCGCTTGACATCTGAGACAGGCatctaaaagcaaacaaacagcctTTCTCATTCTCTTAAACAGAATGCAATTTCTAAAATCCGGACAGACCCTTCAAAGTCAAACACGAGCCCCGAGGGTTGTAAAAGAAAAGATGCCTGGGATTGATTTCTCATCTGAAAATAACTATatcaagagaaacaaaagaacaagGCATTCTTCTAATTTACTTATGACCAGGAGCAACTTCCCAAGGGTTAAGGATGACATGATCTTCACCAGCTCTGATGAGTAGGTGGTTTGGCAGTACTGTACCCTCACTTACTAGGTGAGTTCACCTCTACGCCCATACTGCCTACCTCAGGGGTACGTTATCTCCCAAATACCATCCTTCATGTGCTGAAGAATATCTAGAAGATAATCTTCAAGTCTACGGGAAGAAGTTTTTGCCACATACCTTCTTAAATTTTTAGCTATGTAACCATATAATCTACATAAGGGTTAAATTAAGACATTTTTCAACTTGTTTCATAAGCAAATTTTCTTGAGGAATCCACACTTATTGGCACAGACACTTATGAGAGCTTTGCAAATAAGCAAATGCCAGGTACCCCTGGCATACTAAGCTCTTTCTAAGAACCTATTCTCTTTACAGGTTAAGTCTGAGTCTCAGGCATTTGCCTAAGaacaaaaaagtattttcacCAATTGCCTGatttggggcagggggagaggacaACCAGGAGTATGTTAGGGACCAAGAAAATGTCTTCATTTACTGGTTCCAAGAGGAGTCAATGCTGGacaaacaaaaagctcaaattgaccaaaaaaaaaaaaaacacttttagcataaatagagAAAATAAGTTGGTAAGCATAGCAACAGTGGCGTTAGGGAATAACGACTCTGGCTTGCTCCGCCTGCAAGCTCGGACCCTTAGAATAATACGGCCACCTTGACTCCAGCCACCCTGGCTCCAGGGTGTGGATGGAAACAGCACCCTCCTGAGTGCTTCTGAAAAGCCCCATCCCTCTGTGGGGATTGCATTTATCTGGGACAGGGACTCCCAGAGCAACTGCCTCTCCTGGAACTCAGTAGCAAAGAGGAGGCAGGGCAAGGTCCAGGAAAACCTCTACTTTGTGCTActactagggctagaactcagggcctggatggacactgtcactgattaagacaggcatgagccaagggtgcccacaagaaaaaaaaaatctttattgttgTTTCTAGTACCTAAAGCAGCTTATTTCTAAGGAGTATAACAGTAATACCTTTGGGAAGTTTATGTCTGCTGGCACCTGACCACTAAGAGACCACTAACATTTATCTCACAAAGTACTGTACACAAAGGTCTAGTTCTGAATACTTTTGTGAACCCAAAGTACAGTTTCTGTACATATACTAGATTCATCTTGCTGTAGCAGAATCTCTCCTATAATTAGAAGGTCAATGAATGAGTCATTTATAGCCCATACTTTGACCTACTTTAAATAGCTCAGTAATGTTTGTTGCAAAATTTCAATATTATttcaggtttttccatttccagttACTATTTACAATTCTCTccctaaaagaagaaaacagcttttaaaatgtaatccttttaggggctgggaatgtgacctagtggtagagtgcttgccccctacacaccaatccctgggttcaattcctcagcaccacatatacggaaaacagccagaaggggcgctgtggctcaagcggcagagtgctagccttgagcaaaaaagaagccagggacagtgctcaggccctgagtccaagccccaggactggcaaaaataagtaatCCTTTAAAAATGTCCTTTGGGTACAttcttttaagaataaaaacGAGCTGCAAGTTTACCTTCCTTGAAACCAAACAAGATCTACAGGATATGATTTCTTTTCTaagaacaaaagataaaaaaacaaccaCCCTTGTGGATGAGTTACAAATGACGCTCAAAGGCAATCCATCACATGCACGAGACGACCTCTGTGACTGACTGACTGGTGGGCAGGAacgggagggggaaggaagggctggcactGCCCACGGGAGGACTCGTGAGGCGGTAACCCCTCGGTACGACACCTTCATCCTAACGACGAAGTTATACTAGGAGTGGCTCCCACACGAGCAACTGACATTCTAACTCCTAAGAGATAGAACTGTGAGCCGGCGGTCTGGGCCCcgtccccggccccccggccccccggcgccCGGCGCTcagccggccccggccccggccccgtccccggccccccggccccccggcgccCGGCGCTCAGCCGTCCCCCGgcccgtccccgtccccgtccccgtccccccggccccccggcgccCGGCGCTCAGCcgtccccggccccggccccggccccgtccCCGGCCCCCCGGCGCCCGGCGCTCAGCcgtccccggccccggccccggccccggccccggccccggccccccggcgcCCGGCGCTTACCCATCACCTGGACCCTGCAGATGGCGCACGTATCGCACTCCACGTCCCAGCTCCACATGGCCACGGCGTTCCACTTCTTGAGGGAGAACATCTTGTCGGCCCCGGCCTTGGAGCCCGCGCCCCCGGAGTGGGAGGACAGGGCGCAGGGCTCCTCGCCGTCCTCCGCGTCGGCCATGGCGACGGCGCGGGCCCCGCCGCCGGCTCGTCGGGCCAGTATGGCGGCGCCTCCGAGGGGACGCAGCGCCGCCCGCAGGCCGTCGCGCCGCCGGCGGAACGCCCGCCCCCGCGCGGCCCCGGATTGGCGGGCGCGGGCGGGTGACGTCGCGGGCGTCGCGCGTCAGAGCGCGCGCGCCCGCCGTc
Above is a genomic segment from Perognathus longimembris pacificus isolate PPM17 chromosome 26, ASM2315922v1, whole genome shotgun sequence containing:
- the Rnf7 gene encoding RING-box protein 2 → MADAEDGEEPCALSSHSGGAGSKAGADKMFSLKKWNAVAMWSWDVECDTCAICRVQVMDACLRCQAENKQEDCVVVWGECNHSFHNCCMSLWVKQNNRCPLCQQDWVVQRIGK